A genomic stretch from Thermofilaceae archaeon includes:
- a CDS encoding IS6 family transposase: LTRWLSVFFLAYNALYAPVYLLDRGVIINVNIPNE, encoded by the coding sequence CGCTCACGAGGTGGTTATCAGTGTTCTTTCTAGCTTATAACGCGCTTTACGCTCCAGTATATTTGCTAGACAGGGGAGTGATAATAAATGTAAATATTCCAAATGAATGA